Proteins found in one Chloroflexota bacterium genomic segment:
- a CDS encoding DNA-3-methyladenine glycosylase I, which yields MPHSIEIPPRQRPGGDGGYLEEMTKAIFQAGFSWDVIRNKWPNFQKAFDQFDVATVAAYDVPDVERLLSDAGIVRNGRKINGTIENAGTILALSQQHGSFFDYLRTLDDLSYDQRRKQLTKQFKGLGRTSCFVFLWCVDEPVPDWENR from the coding sequence ATGCCTCATTCTATTGAAATTCCCCCGCGACAACGACCTGGAGGTGATGGCGGCTACCTGGAGGAGATGACCAAAGCGATCTTCCAGGCTGGTTTTAGCTGGGACGTTATTCGAAACAAGTGGCCCAACTTCCAGAAGGCCTTCGACCAATTTGATGTGGCCACGGTGGCCGCCTACGATGTGCCTGATGTGGAGCGCCTGCTGTCCGATGCGGGTATCGTTCGAAACGGGCGAAAAATCAACGGGACGATCGAAAACGCCGGCACGATTCTGGCGTTGAGCCAGCAGCATGGCAGTTTTTTCGATTACCTGCGAACCCTTGATGATCTATCCTACGATCAACGCCGCAAGCAGTTGACCAAACAGTTCAAGGGCCTGGGTCGCACCAGTTGTTTCGTATTTCTCTGGTGCGTCGACGAGCCAGTGCCGGACTGGGAAAATCGCTGA